A region of Aliivibrio fischeri DNA encodes the following proteins:
- a CDS encoding DMT family transporter, which translates to MTIFFPITAVFIWATNAVISKLATEAIEPGAIAFYRWFFAIFILLPFCIKPVWQQRQQIKAHLGKLTILASLGMVLNQCLAYYAAHTTSATNIAVFLSLMPLFGLFLAVPLLGNKLKKQALIGAIISFSGLIYMLSEGNPMSLLSNGIKQGDGLMFISSLAYALYSVLLNKWKLPLAPWTSVFCQVVIGAALQLPLLLTSDSYMINHTALPMVLFAAAFASVIAPWCWLQGVQRIGSSQATLFMNLVPVFTVIVSFIFLGKVPTWYHLIGGSAVLIGLLLAQVKITSMQTALSEKVV; encoded by the coding sequence ATGACTATCTTCTTTCCTATTACAGCCGTATTTATCTGGGCAACGAATGCCGTGATAAGTAAACTCGCAACAGAGGCAATCGAACCTGGTGCTATCGCATTCTATCGCTGGTTTTTTGCTATATTTATCTTGCTGCCTTTTTGTATAAAACCTGTATGGCAACAAAGGCAACAGATTAAAGCTCACTTAGGTAAGTTAACCATACTGGCTTCATTAGGTATGGTGCTAAACCAATGCCTTGCTTACTACGCCGCTCATACAACAAGCGCAACCAACATTGCTGTCTTTTTATCACTGATGCCTTTATTTGGATTATTCCTAGCCGTTCCTTTATTAGGTAATAAACTTAAAAAACAAGCGTTAATTGGCGCTATCATTTCGTTTTCAGGGCTTATTTATATGCTAAGTGAAGGAAACCCAATGAGCTTATTATCAAATGGAATAAAACAAGGTGATGGCTTAATGTTTATCTCAAGTTTGGCTTATGCTTTATATTCCGTTTTACTTAATAAATGGAAACTTCCGTTGGCACCTTGGACTTCCGTTTTTTGCCAAGTCGTTATTGGCGCTGCACTTCAGTTACCTTTATTATTAACAAGTGACTCTTATATGATCAACCATACCGCACTACCTATGGTTCTATTTGCTGCCGCTTTTGCTTCTGTTATTGCACCATGGTGTTGGCTGCAAGGCGTCCAAAGAATTGGATCTTCACAAGCTACGCTATTTATGAATTTAGTGCCTGTATTTACTGTAATAGTCAGCTTTATTTTTCTGGGTAAAGTTCCAACTTGGTATCACTTAATTGGAGGAAGTGCTGTACTTATTGGCTTACTCTTGGCTCAAGTAAAAATCACATCAATGCAAACTGCACTCTCAGAAAAAGTTGTTTAA
- a CDS encoding helix-turn-helix transcriptional regulator — translation MTDKKFLPQLDESLPTDVFFHYFFLEAKTETLSHSHPWGQLHLIKQGRLEMEVDKQKMFCPANYAIWTPAHLLHRAFNHNDVEYCAINIEFELSQKLPTSACMFPLTPLLRAIVDDLVERQTTEVLSTEDKYLSHVLIERLSKTNPIENYLPFTDDKLLAPILMQLQENPADDSSLEIWAKRVFSTERTLARRFQKELKMSFNDWRQRAKLAKAMVLLKDAISINEIAYQLGYSQGSSFIKMFRKHTGVTPEQFRKEQQGK, via the coding sequence ATGACAGATAAAAAATTCTTGCCTCAATTAGATGAAAGCCTGCCAACGGATGTGTTTTTTCATTATTTTTTTCTTGAGGCAAAAACAGAAACGTTATCGCATTCACATCCTTGGGGTCAGTTACATTTGATTAAGCAAGGGCGACTTGAAATGGAAGTGGATAAGCAAAAAATGTTTTGTCCTGCCAATTATGCGATTTGGACGCCAGCGCATTTATTGCATCGTGCGTTTAATCATAATGATGTTGAATATTGTGCGATTAATATTGAATTTGAATTGAGTCAGAAGTTGCCTACTAGCGCTTGTATGTTTCCTTTAACGCCATTATTAAGGGCTATAGTAGATGATCTTGTTGAGCGTCAAACCACAGAAGTTCTTAGCACAGAAGATAAATATTTAAGTCATGTTCTGATAGAGCGTTTATCAAAAACCAATCCAATAGAAAACTATCTTCCTTTTACGGATGATAAATTATTAGCGCCTATTTTAATGCAACTACAAGAAAACCCAGCTGATGATTCAAGTTTAGAAATATGGGCAAAGCGGGTGTTTAGTACTGAAAGAACTTTGGCAAGGCGCTTTCAAAAAGAGTTGAAAATGAGTTTTAATGATTGGCGTCAGAGGGCTAAATTAGCGAAGGCTATGGTGTTGTTAAAAGATGCTATATCAATCAATGAAATTGCATATCAATTAGGCTATAGCCAAGGTTCCTCTTTTATTAAGATGTTTCGTAAACATACGGGAGTAACTCCTGAACAGTTTAGAAAAGAGCAGCAGGGAAAATAG